DNA sequence from the Anguilla anguilla isolate fAngAng1 chromosome 4, fAngAng1.pri, whole genome shotgun sequence genome:
gagggagggagggacgcacacacacaccgggagggagggagggacacacacacacacacacacacacaccgggagggagggagggacacacacacacacacacacacaccgggagggagggagggacacacacacacacacacacacacacgggagggagggagggacacacacacacacacacacagacgcagagaCAGGGCCGTGAGTCCGGTGTTATGTGCCGTGCTGTTGAAGTGTCACGCTGTTCCCTGCCGGGACAGGCTCTCTGTCCTCGGCCTCGCTCTCCGGGGCCGCGTCCGCCTCGGAGGGCAACGTCCTGTGGAGGGGGCTCCTAACCCCAATGCTGGCCAGGCTCAGGGCGTGGCCCAGGCAGGGGGAGGCCGGCCCGGCTTGGCCGTCCGCAGGAGTCCTGGAGGGCTCCCCCGAGCCGGGCGTCAGCTGCTCGTCCTCGGGGGGGCTCTCGGTGTCCgattccccctcctcctccagggtcAGCTCAAACTGGAACTTGTCTCCTCCTGACGCTccactggcccctcccactcccacgCCCCCCGCGCTGCCCTCCTTGTCCTGGTCCTcaggagtgggggaggggctgtgggggATCATGCTCTGGTACCATTCCCGGTTGTCCTCCAGCGTGTCCAGGATCTCTTGGGCATCTGGGTGAACCAGATCTGCCCAGGTCTCCCAAAGTGGGTGGACAATGTAGTCAATGAATCCAACctagaggaggaggaaaagagacGTTAAGGCTTTGGATAAAGAGGCCTCTTCTCACTCTACTCTGCCCCAGTACCAGTCTGTGTCTAATTAACAGAACTGAACTCCATTCTACTGACCTGGGTCTTCTCGATGGAGGCATTCTGCTTGTCACACATGGGGCTGATCTCCATTCCCTTGTCCCTCTCACGGTCTCCCTGGGTGAAGAACTCCCCCATGATGCGGTCGGTCCACTGCCGATAGATCTCCAGCGGCTTGGTGGGGTTGCTTAGATCAGCACAATGCACCATGTTctggaggacctggagaagGAGCAAGAGACCTGTATGAGACCTGCTCCGGTAATTATACAGGCCAACTAGGTGCTGCTAGCCACACTCCTACAACTATATAATGTTCACAAGCGATCCAAAAGAAGAGATTCAACCCAGCCTTTATGGATGTTTGATCACAACGTTTAAACGTGGTGTGCTCTCACCTGGATGCGGTCAGAGTAGTTGTCCAGCAGGAGCACCCCTAGGCTGGTCACCTTCTTGGTCTCCACCATGGTCTTCAGGTCTGCCAGCAGGTTCATGTGTTTGGACATGTCTGTGGCCAAAACCTGCAAAGAAAAACACGGTTTACGGTATTCCTTTCTCCTTTCTACCATTACCAGCCTGTAGACAAAACACCTGGCCATGAGGTAATGCACTCTCTTCACTGGATTCAATGAATCCTCACCAAACAAGACCTTCGGTTTCATTTTCCCGCTAATTTAATTGTGATATTGGAATTTTACAACACACCACTTCAACTACTAAAGCTCATGTGATTAATCTAAAGCAAAAGCAGCAACATGACATCTAGGCTAACTGACTAAAGGATCACTCCAGGTCATCTCTTTCCCCACAACGTTGAGCTCCTGCCCGTCAGTCCGCCGTCCCCCTCACCATGTCGATGACCATCTTGCGCAGGGACTGCCTCTGCTTCTTGCTCAGGTTCTGGAAGATGTCACAgttctcctcctgcagcagcttGAAGCCCACAGCCAGGTGGTGGTTCTCCAGCACTGAGGCATCATTGTACATCAGTGCCAGCTCAGAGTCTGAACACAAAAAGACAGCAACACATGTCAGTGAGTGAGCCCACAGACACATGGCTTGATCGGTATGCTTCTCATAAGTcttaaatggctttttaaaatgcaaataaagacattttgttTCCATACAGTAACTGTGAAAGGGTCCACTAATTTCAGCTCACGGGATCACCAATGCCTAGCCAAAACCCGACCCCAATCCAAACTGTAACTGAATTTTTACACGCCAGTGGGATGGCATCCATCCATAGTGCTAGGATCCCGCAGTGCGGCACAAGGCATTTTGAATAAGAACTCCAGGTGACCCACTTGATTTCTCAAATCCAAACTCTGAGTCCCAGAGCGCTTCTGCTATACCGGCCGGTTTCCTGGAGGAGAGGCTGTGACCAGAGGAGGACTTACTGGTGTTGATGAGGAACTTACTGGTGTTGATGAGGAACTTACTGGTGTTGATGAGGAACTTACTGGTGTTGATGAGGAACTGGTTTGAGACCCCTGGATGGTCCACATCGTGTATGGCACTGGCGAACAGAGCCGCCAGGATTTCCAGGTCAGTGAAGACAGCCTAGGAGAGACAGGTGAGAAATGAGCAGTCCAGCcaagccgaaaaaaaaaaaaaaagtaaaaacactgaatatttagTCCTTTTACTCTCTCAGTCAAAACTCACCTCCAGAGCAGGAGTGGACAGAAGGACGTGGGTGGACTGCACCACATCGGCGGCGTGGATGTTGTTGTGGTAGGCCACGTCGGCGTGGTAGTGGTCCTCCAGAGTCATCATGAAGGTGATGAAGGTGTCTGCGGGGATCTTAAAGGACTTGAGCAAGTCTCTCTCCTGTGGACGAACAGGGCAGTTACCAGTCAACAAGTGCATCGACCTTACCATTGCCATCATCATAACAACACAAACATTActatcatcatcaacatcacaaACATCCAATCACATAACGTTTTTTTCTGCACAGCAGTAAAGAGAAGACAAAGACAGCTCATAACAAATCTATGGACAGGAACAACACCAGTAAACAGTCTAATCTAGGCTCCAGTGAGGACTGAATACTTCGTCCACTTGCTCTTACCTGAAAAACTGAGTACATCACTACCGTCAGCGGGCGGTTCCCAGAATATTCTGATATCTTGAAAACGTCTAGGCCCCATCGATTGATTTCTTCAAACTCCTGAAATCAAAACCATTCCATCCCAGTGaggaaaacagaaactgaaaaaaagccCTCTTCCAAATGTGGCGTCTGGTCCGCCACAgcgtcttttaaaaataaacggtGGTCTGTGTACGCATCTGGACCCACAGGGGCCCCACCCACCTTGGCCAGAGGACCCTCCTGGTCGGTGGTGACCCCGAAGCGTGGGATGCTGGTGGGGGCCAGGCTGGGGCTGTGGGCCAGCTTCTTCACCCCGCTGATCTGGGACATGGGCCGCTTCTTCTTGTCCTTCTCCTTGGGGGGCTGGGACATGATCTCCACATCTTGCTGTTTCTCTGCACCACGCGCACaaagtgcattttaatatttactgcTGCTTCAGATTGGTTACGCTAATAGAACCAaattttcccccctccccccctcccccctcccccagaacatgtatgtgtgtgttatagtcAGTATCTTTGTGTCTCCCCTAAGCGCAATAAGAATCCAAGAGATTTGCATACAGttttcacatactgtactgcAAGCACCAGCTGATCAGCTCATGTTTTCTGAACTTTTCAGGGCACACTCAGGGTACAGCAGATCACCCTCAAGTAGCACAtcttcagttcacacagtgaaatcCAGGAAATTATTAAAGGGACGCCCTTTCAAGTCGAATGAGTTCATAAAAACTTGACACAAGGAAGCATAGCTTCACATCTACAACCGACTCAACAGTTACTGCACCCGGCCAAAATGcacatcacaaaaaaagaagctggAACAAGACTTGATTTAGATACTGTAAAGTATTTGAAATTCTACAGGGCACACCAGTCTTTAGGCAGCAACGAAGTCTCACCCACAGGTACTTTACATTTCTTCTCTATTTCTGTCACCGAAGCTTTCATGCCGAAGCTCTcattgttaaaatgaatgccaaaacaaaatgaatgatcTTAAATGTACTAACATCACCGAGGTTTATCATCTCCCCATCTGTACCCATTTCAGTGCAGCTCCATTCCATTACAATATTAGTTAAACACTGAGTATTGACGCAATAATAGTCTAATAATATTACTGTCCCCATGGCAACAACAGACAATGTGTCGTGGAATGTTGGTTATTCCTTTAAGACCACGTTACTGTCCCTTACTTTCAACTCTGAAGCATATGCTCACACACTTGCTCgaatatacacatgcaaaccCATGCCTTTACAAATTCCCTATAAAACCTGTtgtacatacacattttaaaagacaatttAAGCACACTCAAAGGTGTGTGacttttttacatatttacacaaaatgtaaaattataatataaattaGCAACACATTCTcaaacatattcatatttacatacgCATATGCAAAAAGACACAGTGTACGAACTTTGCGTAAGTGTAAGTGGGTTCACAATCATAGTCCAGTACTCATAGTCATAAATCACCACTTGTGTACATTTATGCTTACTATGCTTACCATAGATGTTAATGCTTGCTCtccaaaattgttttaaaaaggtttcaaatattttcagtcTTTAAAGATGTCCCTCTTTAAATGTATCCTTATTGTGAAATACCTCCATGTTTGTCTGAACAGTTTCAAGTTTAGCTATAGAAAGACGGCCCCCTTCATTTGACGGCTTAGTTACTTACCTAAAAACGTGTTGGCGATATACTCTGACACCTGGTTTCCTGACCGACTGGTTTCTGACAGCTGGGTGAGCTCCCGATTCAGCATCCTTTTAAACTAGGGatcaaacagaaaacacagagcATGAGTCTACCTACCCACACACagtatttaaccctttaaggtgtaagatcacaaatatgtgattagcaATGTCTTCACTCCACAATCTAAAGCTGATGATACAATCATTACGGGTGGTTGAATGCAAAgcaaagttctagaacactaccttggaattttgaaaaatcatTCCAGAAAAACTACTCTTGAAAGTGCAGGTGCTTCAAATTAGGTTTAGTGCCAGAAGGAGATAGCCAGAGCAATAAACATCTTTACATCATTGAGTTTCTCCCCAAATACAAGTcaatggcatttttttaaaactagctTTAGCTTCCTTCATGAACAGAAAGCTGCTAGACCAAGAAATCAATTTATACTTAGTTTGTATTGAAGCACCACATTTTCCATATAAAAGATTACATTTACCACAAGTATAAAACTACCCTGCATCCTATAAACATGAGTAAGCACTCTGAGGGTTAGTGAGCTATAAGAACCAAAATAATGAAGATTATTCTGATAATACcaccagaaaaaaatactttttaaaacacactttagaaaataaaaaagtaaaacaggcaaaaacagGTCCTGTAAGTCTGTCAAAGCCAGTCAGCAAGCAACAGGAaggctgcactgtgtgagaCAATATGCCTGAAAATATTGGTAAGCATATTGGGAAACACAGAATCAAATTTGATGGAATGTTAAGGAACATTCGGTAGCagtaataaacaaacagaataaatgGAGAGAGGTGAGCTTAGGCCATCAGGACAGTCTTCAAGAGAGACAAACAGCAGGATATCCAGCATGAGTTACAGTTCTGAAACAAGAATCGAACACTTCGCAGTAGCTGCGGCTCCCCCTTACATTTCTGCACTCAAGTTAACTTTCTGAGaccgtcagtcagtcagtcagtcagtcagtcaggcatTCAGTCAGGCATTCAatcagtcaggcagtcagtcaggcagGGGCACTAGTGTTTCAAGGGCGGCTtccacacagtacagcacagtctgtATAGAATCATGAATTGGTGTTTCATCATGCAATAATGTTCCGTCATGTTTATATTCCTTCATTTACAACAAATGAACCATCAAACCATAAgacataatataaaatattaaataagtatacatacataaaacaatGTTCTAAAAGTGAGCTCTCTTGACTGTTTTGAAGCGTAAAAAATCTCCATATCCGTTCTCCGAACTGCAACACGTTAAGTATAGGGGTAAAGTGAGGCAAAGTGTCATGCTGTTGAAGTGGGTAAAACCGCTTGTGAGGCACATCCTGTACATAGCTCTCCATGCACCCTGTACCACCACACTACCACTCAGAGTGGCTACAGGCATCTGGGAGCAATGCTTActctcttgggggggggggggggggggggggggggggggggggggggggggggggatcagtcTTTCATCTGTGCAGAGGCTCTTATGTAATCATACACGTGGGCACAAAATCAAACTGTAATGAAACAGCGTGGAGACACGCGCACGCCTGCCTGTGCACAGAACCGCTCGTTTCCAAAAGCTCTCCCGCAGCAAAGACATCAGTCAAACAAACACGAAACCCCAGCTTCCTCTGTACATCACAACACAACCAGTTTAGCCTAATTACTGACATTTCCAGCACTCCGGCTTAAAAGGCTGCAGCCGAACTAAAAAATCATGCAGCACTTCACGCTCTGCAGAAACAAAGCACACAAGCGATAGCAGCAGTTTAATTTCTCTTTGAAAGAGTGAGTGTTCAGTCTGCAGAAGGGAAGCGCGACCCTGCACACACTTTTCCGAGCGGCGGCGTCCACGTGCGCTGAACTCTCTTACCTGAACGAACGTCCGCGAGACAGAAATCAGGAGGTTGACTTCGGGCATTTCCGCGCGGGAAGACGCGTGCGGGGAGGACGTAAACGAGGAGGTCCGCGCGCAGGCTTGCGTGCGCCCGTCCTGGCTGCCCAAGCTTCAGAGTTCCAGTGCGATCGGACCCTCCGCGgcgcggggaggcgggggggggagaggcgctTAACTGAAGACCAGGTGTCCCAGCAGCCACGGGCGGACacggagcagggaggggggcaggggcgtgCGTCCGGCCGGACGGACCGCACGGGGACGCATGACTGACTCGCGATCTCACCTTCTCTCCTCCCCGCAGCGCTCGCTCCCCAGCAAACTGAGGCAGGCTGAGAGAAGAAGGTTCTCTCCAGTtcactccctccaccccccccccccctcccgctacGCATCTACCCTTGAACTACCCGCATGCGGGATGCCCCCTCAGCCAATCGGCAGCTCTCAGCAACAGAGACTGGGAAGACTGCGGCGATCCGATTGGTGGGCCTCGGTAAAGGGGGGCGGTGCCGGTTGGAAGGAGCTGgatgagagggggtgggggatgcaCAGCGCGCCCGGAGTGCGAAGCGCGAGGACGGAGCGATCAATAGGCTGCTTAACTCTTTCAACGGGACGCTCCATTCATGCGTGCGCACGCCTGAGCCAGGGCGCCGGAGCTGCCTGGAAGGGGCGTGTGAACTGAGGGTGAGCGCTCGATTCAGAGCTCGATTCAGCGCCCCTGaaacactgcagtgtgaaaacGGTCATCTCTTCACGCCGAAACACAAAGCATGCACAGGGCACCACTTGTCCAGACCCTGCTCAACCTCCAAACGCACCCTGGCAATACTTTTGTGCTCTAGAGCAATTTACTGCATTCTAACTGCATTAACAGGCTACAGAATGTGTAAACACACCACCGCTTCACAGACGAAGGAAGTGTGCTAGAATTTTTCAGCTATGTGCCAGTTTTCATTGTTGAGAGTAAATTTTATGTCAGTGTAGCTCAATTCTTTCAATTTAAGAACCTATGCTCAAGGctgaaataaaaccaaattCTACTTATATGTAAAAACTtgataaataacattttaaaataataaaagatgtACTGTGTTAAGAAGGTAATGTAATAAAACTcagaattcaaataaataacaagaatCAAGCCTGTAATCCCCCCAATTTAGGAGAGTAAGGGTAACGGTGTAGAAGCCAAATAAAGGTTTTTGTGGTGGTCTGAAGCACAGCAGAAACAGCTCTCATGATGGCCTCCTGAGCCAACTCTCATCCCCCTCTGCTGAAGCCCCTCGGTAATGGGAGGGAGATGTagagcagcgtgtgtgtgtgcgtgcatctgcaTGGGattgttgtgtgagtgtgtgtgggtgtgcacgcatgtgtgtaattacatatgactgcgtgtgcatgtgtatatgtgtgggtgtgcgtgcatgtgtgtatgtgcatacgtgtgtgtgaatgtgtgtatgtgcatatgtgagtgtgttgtgtgtgcatatgtatacgtgtttgggtgtgcgtgtgtgtatgagcatgtgtgtgtgtgaacgtgtgtgcatgtgtatatgtgtgtgtgcgtgggtgtgcatgcgtatatgtgtgtgcatgtgtgtgcatgtgtatatgtgtgtgtgaacgtgtgtgcatgtgcatatgtgtgagagaatgtgtgtatgagcataggtgtgtgcatgtgtgtgcatgtgtatatgtgtgtgtgggtgtgcgcgtgtgctgtACACATGACTGTAGCATGAAGCAGGTCTGCAGTCTGAGAGATGAGCCAATGGTGGAGTCCCACAAGcgtagagctgcagtgtgggtgggggatggggttAGCTCTCTGTAGTGTaatgtgacatcacatcctCAGCCCCACACTCATTCACATTTTCCAGCACACGacagggaaggaggagggagctgGAGCAGTGGGGCATGTGCAAACACCGCTTCATTCAAAAATAGCAGGACGTTTTCCATTCAAGAAGACGGCTGAAACACGGCAGTAATGGCGGCCGATTCACCTTACTGTAGCTGGCCTCTGCGTTACAAACGCCAGAAACGCCAGCCCGCCGAACAGGCAGCGCGTAACATAACCGCCTCACACGTAGCTCACCAGCACCCGCGTGCGGCTCAGACCTCGCTGAAAAacacgcagccaatcagaaaatgTGTGGGGAGCGAGACGTTATGCCGTTGTACTCAGGcacttaacctaaattgcttcagtaaagcAGAGAATGTAAGCCATGCACGTCCCGGTGGATGagaccatctgctaaatggcgTAAAAAAGAAGCGTGAGCGTACAGCTGTCCTGAATGGAAGTGTCACGGGACGCCAGTGACGTCCTGCGGAATTGGACTGCGTTCAGAAACTACGCCAGCGCTGTCCTGGGAGTTGCGCTGCGTCGCACCTCCGTCACCTGATTACATTAGTTCCCCTCCTGACTGAATGAGGTTAACCCTATTCCACGCCGCTGACGATTCACATCCACAGGCTGGTGgagcagggttgccagatttagaatttgtgAGAACCGGACGGCAAAGCTTTGCTGCAAAGAGGTGGGCAGCTGTCAGAAACGATggcagaccggggggggggggggagggtatgggggtgttggggtgatgggggggggggtgtcactgtCAAAACTGATGGTGGACCTAATCACAGACTGGGCATAGTTGAGATGGccattcattacaaactaacaGTAATTTTTGTCCC
Encoded proteins:
- the LOC118224633 gene encoding cAMP-specific 3',5'-cyclic phosphodiesterase 4D-like isoform X4 — encoded protein: MSFLAAERRPDSVEHCLLDPSYAVRRRFSGSIHLPPLSRRHSVQDGRKVLDLEALSKLARCRLAARSLDKITDAHPEASFDVENGLSVGRSPLDPQASPGSGLVLQANFPHSQRRESFLYRSDSDFDLSPKAMSRNSSTASELHGEDMIVTPFAQVLASLRTVRSNFAVLTHLQDRVAGKRTPGSNPQSMCKPSLPEETYQKLAIETLEELDWCLDQLETLQTRHSVSEMASNKFKRMLNRELTQLSETSRSGNQVSEYIANTFLEKQQDVEIMSQPPKEKDKKKRPMSQISGVKKLAHSPSLAPTSIPRFGVTTDQEGPLAKEFEEINRWGLDVFKISEYSGNRPLTVVMYSVFQERDLLKSFKIPADTFITFMMTLEDHYHADVAYHNNIHAADVVQSTHVLLSTPALEAVFTDLEILAALFASAIHDVDHPGVSNQFLINTNSELALMYNDASVLENHHLAVGFKLLQEENCDIFQNLSKKQRQSLRKMVIDMVLATDMSKHMNLLADLKTMVETKKVTSLGVLLLDNYSDRIQVLQNMVHCADLSNPTKPLEIYRQWTDRIMGEFFTQGDRERDKGMEISPMCDKQNASIEKTQVGFIDYIVHPLWETWADLVHPDAQEILDTLEDNREWYQSMIPHSPSPTPEDQDKEGSAGGVGVGGASGASGGDKFQFELTLEEEGESDTESPPEDEQLTPGSGEPSRTPADGQAGPASPCLGHALSLASIGVRSPLHRTLPSEADAAPESEAEDREPVPAGNSVTLQQHGT
- the LOC118224633 gene encoding cAMP-specific 3',5'-cyclic phosphodiesterase 4D-like isoform X5, which translates into the protein MSEVVWEDPEEPGSPTGTPAVKPKPRSSGASPAGSPRPSPRNSPLNSPRNSPLLFRKLMMNRSLALQRRFTLAHTPSFDVENGLSVGRSPLDPQASPGSGLVLQANFPHSQRRESFLYRSDSDFDLSPKAMSRNSSTASELHGEDMIVTPFAQVLASLRTVRSNFAVLTHLQDRVAGKRTPGSNPQSMCKPSLPEETYQKLAIETLEELDWCLDQLETLQTRHSVSEMASNKFKRMLNRELTQLSETSRSGNQVSEYIANTFLEKQQDVEIMSQPPKEKDKKKRPMSQISGVKKLAHSPSLAPTSIPRFGVTTDQEGPLAKEFEEINRWGLDVFKISEYSGNRPLTVVMYSVFQERDLLKSFKIPADTFITFMMTLEDHYHADVAYHNNIHAADVVQSTHVLLSTPALEAVFTDLEILAALFASAIHDVDHPGVSNQFLINTNSELALMYNDASVLENHHLAVGFKLLQEENCDIFQNLSKKQRQSLRKMVIDMVLATDMSKHMNLLADLKTMVETKKVTSLGVLLLDNYSDRIQVLQNMVHCADLSNPTKPLEIYRQWTDRIMGEFFTQGDRERDKGMEISPMCDKQNASIEKTQVGFIDYIVHPLWETWADLVHPDAQEILDTLEDNREWYQSMIPHSPSPTPEDQDKEGSAGGVGVGGASGASGGDKFQFELTLEEEGESDTESPPEDEQLTPGSGEPSRTPADGQAGPASPCLGHALSLASIGVRSPLHRTLPSEADAAPESEAEDREPVPAGNSVTLQQHGT
- the LOC118224633 gene encoding cAMP-specific 3',5'-cyclic phosphodiesterase 4D-like isoform X9: MDNCKKAVKAGHILTEKREPSFDVENGLSVGRSPLDPQASPGSGLVLQANFPHSQRRESFLYRSDSDFDLSPKAMSRNSSTASELEEGLKHWEVSWLARHGEDMIVTPFAQVLASLRTVRSNFAVLTHLQDRVAGKRTPGSNPQSMCKPSLPEETYQKLAIETLEELDWCLDQLETLQTRHSVSEMASNKFKRMLNRELTQLSETSRSGNQVSEYIANTFLEKQQDVEIMSQPPKEKDKKKRPMSQISGVKKLAHSPSLAPTSIPRFGVTTDQEGPLAKEFEEINRWGLDVFKISEYSGNRPLTVVMYSVFQERDLLKSFKIPADTFITFMMTLEDHYHADVAYHNNIHAADVVQSTHVLLSTPALEAVFTDLEILAALFASAIHDVDHPGVSNQFLINTNSELALMYNDASVLENHHLAVGFKLLQEENCDIFQNLSKKQRQSLRKMVIDMVLATDMSKHMNLLADLKTMVETKKVTSLGVLLLDNYSDRIQVLQNMVHCADLSNPTKPLEIYRQWTDRIMGEFFTQGDRERDKGMEISPMCDKQNASIEKTQVGFIDYIVHPLWETWADLVHPDAQEILDTLEDNREWYQSMIPHSPSPTPEDQDKEGSAGGVGVGGASGASGGDKFQFELTLEEEGESDTESPPEDEQLTPGSGEPSRTPADGQAGPASPCLGHALSLASIGVRSPLHRTLPSEADAAPESEAEDREPVPAGNSVTLQQHGT